Proteins from one Bifidobacterium sp. ESL0732 genomic window:
- a CDS encoding MFS transporter, whose translation MQKVHIRRQFLRTKDITVVEEKTLKQAIAGTVVGNFMEWYDFGIYGYLAVTMASVFTSGLPKSMSLIVMLLGFAVSFLVRPLGGIILGPLGDRVGRQKVLFLTMGMMVVSTALIGILPTSHQIGAWAIVPLYALQMVQGFSTGGEYSGATTYISEFSPDRKRGFYSAWLDMGSYIGSAFGAGMVAITTIIAEHGWGADAMVNGGWRIPYLLTIPLGIIAMALRTHIPETPQFAAHQERQEEEQAELSHEAREAAWRQESPWDRPGTMLYVIKRHWRRLLIAVAIVAATNTAGYVLTSYMPTYLREEVGTTPTMAAAATVPVLTIMALCLPLIGHLSDIIGRKPIYAIAVISTFVLVYPAFQLLHHGTFWAIQGALAMIAIPVAFYAGVSASTLPALFPTESRFSGMGLSYNFAVSLFGGTTPLVSQALITFTGNHDAPGFYIMFFAIFSGIACIVMRESSASPLPGSMPTVGSEEEARELVLTQEQNPKIDTSTMPMPMITVEIPVGQTLPQRPENIKLPPRKEPEAGSKDSEDSKDTESKKSEERTDSQSQDSGTETDTDNKD comes from the coding sequence ATGCAAAAAGTCCATATCCGCCGGCAGTTCCTGCGTACCAAAGACATTACGGTCGTAGAGGAAAAGACGCTGAAACAGGCCATCGCCGGCACCGTGGTCGGCAACTTCATGGAATGGTATGATTTCGGCATCTACGGATATCTCGCGGTGACGATGGCGAGCGTCTTCACCAGCGGACTACCGAAGAGCATGAGCCTGATCGTGATGCTCCTAGGTTTTGCGGTGAGCTTCCTCGTCCGACCGCTCGGTGGCATCATTCTGGGACCGCTCGGCGACCGCGTGGGACGCCAGAAAGTGCTGTTCCTCACCATGGGCATGATGGTGGTCTCCACCGCGTTGATCGGCATCCTGCCTACAAGCCATCAGATCGGCGCTTGGGCCATTGTGCCGCTTTACGCGTTGCAGATGGTGCAGGGCTTCTCGACCGGCGGCGAATACTCCGGCGCAACCACCTATATCTCCGAGTTCTCGCCCGATCGCAAACGAGGCTTCTACAGCGCTTGGCTCGACATGGGTTCCTACATCGGCTCGGCGTTCGGCGCGGGAATGGTGGCCATCACTACTATCATCGCCGAACACGGCTGGGGTGCGGATGCCATGGTCAACGGCGGCTGGCGCATCCCCTACCTACTGACCATTCCACTGGGCATCATCGCGATGGCCCTGCGTACCCACATCCCCGAAACCCCGCAGTTCGCGGCACATCAGGAACGTCAGGAAGAGGAGCAAGCCGAGCTCTCGCACGAGGCCCGCGAGGCCGCTTGGCGTCAGGAATCGCCTTGGGACCGCCCCGGTACTATGCTTTACGTCATCAAACGCCATTGGCGTCGTCTGCTGATTGCCGTGGCCATCGTCGCAGCCACCAACACCGCCGGCTACGTGCTTACCAGCTACATGCCGACCTACCTGCGCGAGGAAGTCGGAACCACACCCACGATGGCCGCCGCCGCGACCGTGCCAGTGCTGACCATCATGGCGCTGTGCCTGCCGCTGATCGGCCACCTTTCCGACATCATCGGCCGCAAGCCCATCTACGCCATTGCAGTGATCTCGACGTTCGTCCTGGTCTACCCGGCTTTCCAACTGCTGCACCACGGCACGTTCTGGGCCATCCAGGGCGCGCTGGCGATGATCGCCATCCCCGTGGCCTTCTACGCAGGCGTCTCCGCCAGCACGCTGCCGGCACTGTTCCCGACCGAATCGCGCTTCTCGGGCATGGGACTTTCCTATAACTTCGCGGTCTCGCTCTTTGGCGGCACCACACCTCTGGTCTCGCAAGCGCTGATCACCTTCACCGGTAATCACGACGCTCCAGGCTTCTACATCATGTTCTTTGCGATTTTCAGCGGCATCGCCTGCATTGTGATGCGCGAGTCGTCGGCTTCGCCTCTACCCGGTTCGATGCCGACGGTGGGCAGCGAGGAAGAGGCGCGCGAACTGGTCCTGACCCAGGAACAGAACCCGAAGATCGACACCTCGACCATGCCGATGCCGATGATCACCGTCGAAATTCCCGTGGGCCAGACGCTCCCCCAGCGCCCTGAAAACATTAAACTGCCTCCGCGCAAAGAACCGGAAGCGGGTTCGAAGGACTCGGAAGACTCGAAGGATACGGAATCCAAGAAGTCTGAGGAACGAACCGATTCGCAAAGTCAAGATTCCGGGACCGAGACGGATACTGATAATAAGGACTAG
- a CDS encoding class C sortase: MASSDIKTASVRNILDAGSFDDIIGTVDESANKVRRVVIIVVDILIVICLIALLVAIAWFPVRWVTNMYRESAEVSASVNRIAQWPQGKVADEYHRAQAYNQRIVADGQPLLGEFTDPFDTGNPNAKPESEKDNEYQSLLNDGTGVMGTIRIPKISVKMPIYHGTSDKVLEHGAGHLYGTSLPVGGPSTNAVLSGHTGLQNALLFTRLDELKNGDIFYVQTLNRTMGYRVVGIHVIDPSDTHLYKVVSGRDLVTLMTCTPYGVNTQRLIVTGTRQPIPEPIPDPENAKGDPVVFGALVVLGGMILGLIAIRSLHRKPWLIQHSGLALRPPHTWLWWLSANLPQRCQMRHVR, translated from the coding sequence ATGGCTTCATCGGATATTAAAACCGCGTCTGTTCGTAATATATTGGATGCAGGTTCTTTCGATGACATCATCGGCACTGTCGATGAAAGTGCCAATAAAGTCCGTAGGGTTGTTATTATTGTCGTCGACATTCTTATTGTTATTTGCCTGATAGCTCTTCTGGTGGCTATCGCATGGTTCCCCGTACGTTGGGTGACCAATATGTACAGAGAAAGCGCCGAGGTCTCTGCATCGGTCAACCGCATCGCCCAATGGCCTCAAGGCAAGGTCGCTGATGAATACCATCGGGCTCAAGCCTATAACCAGCGTATCGTCGCAGATGGTCAGCCATTGCTTGGAGAGTTCACCGATCCTTTCGATACCGGCAATCCCAACGCAAAACCGGAATCCGAAAAGGATAACGAGTACCAGTCCCTCTTGAATGACGGCACGGGGGTTATGGGCACTATCCGTATTCCGAAGATTTCTGTGAAAATGCCTATCTACCACGGCACATCCGACAAGGTGCTTGAGCATGGTGCTGGCCACCTTTACGGCACCAGTCTGCCGGTCGGCGGCCCCTCGACCAATGCCGTGCTTAGCGGCCATACCGGTCTGCAGAATGCGTTGTTGTTTACTCGTCTTGACGAACTGAAAAATGGCGACATCTTTTATGTGCAAACACTCAATCGAACCATGGGCTATCGTGTTGTCGGTATCCATGTAATCGATCCGTCTGATACGCATCTCTACAAAGTCGTGTCTGGTCGTGACCTAGTTACGTTGATGACGTGTACTCCTTATGGAGTCAACACGCAGCGTCTGATTGTTACCGGTACCCGACAACCCATACCCGAGCCGATTCCTGATCCCGAAAACGCCAAGGGTGACCCCGTCGTGTTTGGGGCACTGGTGGTATTGGGCGGCATGATTCTGGGCCTTATAGCAATCCGTTCGTTGCACCGCAAGCCATGGCTGATTCAGCATTCGGGATTAGCGCTGCGTCCACCCCATACTTGGTTGTGGTGGCTATCTGCGAATTTGCCACAACGCTGCCAGATGCGTCACGTTCGATAG
- a CDS encoding isopeptide-forming domain-containing fimbrial protein — protein sequence MKRKMSLRALIGAAVSAATLLALAPMGAANADNSSLDMSQAAAKSTITINVDATNSSSGTMEGHKFAAVKVGNYENAEGDASTHVLSSVAVSTVSGIKTDAESALSSTKTALGQSTDVAAGYEGNPIGEVASKWLGYTGTDSTSNDGTVPNGWKGNLRTFVTKLSDISTFQANFTSSSPSVTVTTGNSAQITDLTPGVYVVEDVTASGASGLSSTSHKNSIPMLVSTGVVMGSDTYSKLNSEDLGVVNLKNDAPKVTKSLDTDGVTNDPSVGGTLHYKLSTKVPLTTGFSKYVFTMIDTPSQKGLSYDAVQSVKVGGTDLDTGKYAVKNANYDGSTSTQYLVIDLSQSILDQTYGDSIVVKFTMKVNDEATGGALENGVTLGYSSDPGNQPTVVPPTINDGKVDNCPVASGTCTNGTVINDKTDGSNNNDSKAYFRHFDVLKEKKVDGSGLTGAKFTVTKQGESTAIKFLQVGNGSYKKAAEQSNTSATDKLSVYDSASSVPADTATGAPSSNGQLKIDGLADGVYTLAEDTAPAGYSDTFKPSVEVTVGKGSSDAVSGFANKGDTWGLVKTNGAYTSGAATTLNDVSWSTTGASAAPSAGAIVVQNVNSVSQLPLTGGAGAILALLVVVVLAILTASLIFVRRRLGSDSNVNNGVAIQA from the coding sequence ATGAAAAGGAAAATGAGTCTTCGTGCGTTGATCGGTGCCGCGGTTTCTGCCGCCACCCTTCTCGCACTAGCACCTATGGGCGCAGCGAATGCAGACAACTCGTCGTTGGATATGAGTCAGGCTGCTGCTAAATCCACTATCACCATTAATGTTGATGCGACGAATTCGTCAAGTGGAACCATGGAAGGGCATAAGTTCGCGGCTGTGAAAGTCGGCAACTACGAGAATGCAGAAGGCGACGCTTCCACGCATGTCCTGTCGTCTGTCGCGGTCAGCACGGTATCCGGCATCAAGACTGATGCGGAATCTGCTCTGAGTTCGACCAAAACCGCTTTGGGCCAATCGACTGATGTCGCTGCCGGCTATGAGGGCAACCCAATTGGTGAGGTCGCCTCGAAGTGGCTTGGCTACACTGGAACCGATTCGACCTCAAATGACGGTACCGTTCCCAACGGCTGGAAGGGCAACCTGCGTACGTTTGTCACCAAGTTGTCTGATATCTCGACATTCCAGGCCAATTTTACGTCTTCGAGTCCTTCGGTCACTGTGACTACGGGCAATAGCGCTCAGATTACTGATCTTACACCTGGTGTCTATGTCGTTGAAGACGTCACTGCCAGCGGTGCGAGCGGACTAAGCTCCACGTCGCACAAGAACTCCATTCCCATGCTTGTCAGCACCGGTGTCGTGATGGGCAGTGACACATACAGCAAGCTCAACTCGGAGGATCTCGGTGTCGTCAATCTGAAGAATGACGCTCCCAAGGTCACCAAGTCGTTGGACACCGACGGCGTCACCAATGATCCCTCGGTCGGCGGCACGTTGCATTATAAACTGTCCACCAAGGTGCCACTGACGACCGGTTTCTCGAAGTATGTCTTCACGATGATCGATACGCCTTCGCAAAAGGGATTGAGCTATGACGCGGTTCAGAGTGTTAAGGTCGGCGGCACTGATCTGGATACCGGCAAATATGCGGTGAAGAATGCCAACTATGACGGCAGCACCAGCACCCAGTACCTTGTCATCGATTTGAGCCAATCGATTCTCGATCAAACGTATGGTGACAGCATCGTTGTCAAATTCACAATGAAAGTCAACGATGAAGCCACGGGTGGAGCTCTCGAAAACGGTGTGACGCTGGGCTATTCCTCTGATCCCGGCAACCAGCCTACCGTTGTTCCTCCGACAATTAATGATGGCAAAGTCGACAATTGCCCCGTGGCTTCCGGGACATGCACTAACGGCACGGTAATCAATGACAAGACCGATGGCAGTAACAACAATGATTCCAAGGCCTACTTCCGTCACTTCGATGTGCTGAAGGAAAAGAAGGTGGATGGTTCCGGACTTACCGGTGCGAAGTTCACTGTCACGAAGCAGGGCGAGAGCACTGCTATCAAGTTCCTTCAGGTGGGCAACGGTTCCTACAAGAAGGCTGCTGAACAAAGCAATACTTCGGCCACCGACAAGCTCTCCGTGTACGATTCCGCATCGAGCGTACCGGCCGATACCGCTACCGGCGCGCCGAGCTCCAACGGCCAGTTGAAGATCGACGGTCTGGCCGACGGCGTGTATACGCTTGCAGAGGACACGGCTCCTGCAGGTTATTCCGACACCTTCAAGCCTTCCGTAGAAGTTACGGTGGGCAAGGGCTCGTCGGATGCAGTCTCCGGATTCGCCAATAAGGGCGATACCTGGGGCCTTGTCAAGACGAATGGTGCCTACACTTCCGGTGCGGCTACGACGCTCAATGACGTTAGCTGGTCCACTACGGGCGCCTCCGCGGCTCCTAGCGCGGGCGCTATCGTTGTCCAGAACGTCAATTCGGTTTCCCAACTGCCATTGACTGGTGGAGCCGGTGCGATTCTTGCGCTTCTGGTTGTTGTTGTGCTCGCTATCCTGACCGCGTCCTTGATCTTCGTGCGTCGCCGTCTGGGTTCCGACTCTAACGTCAATAACGGTGTTGCCATCCAGGCATAG